The following proteins are co-located in the Flectobacillus major DSM 103 genome:
- a CDS encoding M48 family metalloprotease, which produces MSTGRAEKVVKKITESMNLSRNPFKMIECPETDNCYATLIEGVPHIIYDKNFLSRVEQITSKDWAAISILAHEVGHLVYYHPTNNQGSQHKKELEADEFSGACLYRMGATLEEAQLAMNHFQQETWTSTHPPRSQRLAAIAKGWEEEKRKDTRYTAETPQENSIIPQPQDPLELSTIEPEVTNKSVQLGCISGNCSNGTGYFIHKTQGSYKGMWKNGKRHGFGIHYYADGSKMYEGEYQNGVRHGRGVFYFRDGEYFAGKFDNDKMTELGNFILLEENVYPEVELQYIYSNGKTEDIIVKNH; this is translated from the coding sequence ATGTCTACAGGTAGAGCCGAGAAGGTGGTTAAGAAAATTACAGAGTCTATGAACCTATCTCGAAATCCTTTCAAAATGATAGAATGTCCCGAAACCGATAATTGCTATGCTACATTAATAGAGGGCGTTCCACATATTATATATGATAAAAACTTTTTGAGTCGCGTAGAACAGATTACTAGCAAAGACTGGGCTGCTATATCGATTTTAGCTCATGAAGTAGGGCACTTAGTATACTATCACCCTACCAATAATCAAGGAAGCCAACATAAAAAAGAACTCGAAGCCGATGAATTTTCAGGAGCGTGTTTATACCGAATGGGTGCCACCCTTGAAGAAGCCCAATTAGCGATGAACCATTTTCAGCAAGAGACATGGACAAGTACCCACCCTCCACGCTCTCAGCGTCTTGCAGCTATTGCCAAAGGCTGGGAAGAAGAAAAAAGAAAGGATACAAGATATACAGCTGAAACGCCTCAAGAAAATAGTATAATACCCCAACCTCAAGACCCCCTTGAATTATCCACAATAGAGCCAGAAGTTACTAACAAAAGTGTACAACTAGGCTGTATTTCAGGAAACTGTAGTAATGGTACAGGGTATTTTATCCACAAAACACAAGGAAGCTATAAAGGAATGTGGAAAAATGGAAAACGTCATGGGTTCGGAATTCATTATTATGCAGATGGAAGTAAAATGTATGAAGGCGAATACCAAAATGGCGTTCGTCACGGTCGAGGTGTATTTTATTTTAGAGATGGCGAATATTTCGCAGGAAAATTTGATAACGATAAAATGACCGAATTAGGTAACTTTATTCTACTAGAAGAAAATGTATACCCTGAAGTAGAACTCCAATACATTTATTCAAACGGAAAAACCGAAGATATAATAGTCAAAAATCATTAA
- the thrC gene encoding threonine synthase has translation MILYSTKHESPDVSLEEAVFRGLPPDNGLYMPYEIPTLPTSFFEKIENLSISEIAFEVTKALLGDDIADNDLQQIIASSINFEAPLVEIEKDTFVLELFHGPSMAFKDFGARFMAALMSYFLQKSHQDIHILVATSGDTGGAVAQGFYNTPGIKVTILYPKGKVSDIQEKQLTTLGGNVTALEVDGTFDDCQRLVKSAFLDTELSSKYNLASANSINISRLIPQSFYYFSAYAQLKKLGYSKPLVFCVPSGNFGNLSAGLIAQKMGLPVKMFIAATNVNNIVPNYLATGIYEPKPSKETISNAMDVGNPSNFVRMQILAGEQYTEVIKHIVGDFSDDVATRATMKEVFERTGYVMCPHTAVAYRGLSSYVQHQGEEVSGVLLSTAHYAKFLDVVEETLSTKVAIPERLSALLSKEKVAIPMSTVFSDFKKYLLSLS, from the coding sequence ATGATACTCTATAGTACCAAACACGAAAGTCCTGATGTGTCTTTGGAAGAAGCTGTGTTTAGGGGATTACCTCCTGACAACGGTTTGTACATGCCTTATGAGATACCAACCTTACCTACATCTTTTTTTGAAAAAATAGAGAACTTGAGTATTTCGGAAATTGCCTTTGAGGTAACAAAGGCTTTATTAGGAGATGATATTGCCGATAATGACTTACAACAAATCATTGCTTCGTCAATCAACTTTGAAGCTCCTTTAGTAGAAATCGAAAAAGATACCTTTGTCTTAGAATTGTTTCATGGGCCATCTATGGCATTCAAGGATTTTGGTGCTAGGTTTATGGCTGCTTTGATGTCATATTTTTTACAGAAATCACATCAAGACATTCATATTCTTGTGGCTACTTCTGGCGATACAGGTGGTGCTGTAGCCCAAGGCTTCTATAACACTCCGGGAATCAAAGTAACTATTTTGTATCCTAAAGGTAAGGTTTCGGATATTCAGGAAAAACAACTTACTACTTTGGGGGGCAATGTTACGGCTCTGGAAGTAGATGGTACATTCGATGATTGCCAGCGTTTGGTAAAATCGGCTTTCTTGGATACAGAATTATCATCCAAATACAATTTGGCATCGGCCAATTCTATCAATATTAGTCGATTAATTCCTCAGTCTTTTTATTATTTTAGTGCTTATGCACAACTCAAAAAGCTAGGATATTCAAAGCCGCTCGTATTCTGTGTACCAAGTGGTAACTTTGGCAACCTTTCGGCTGGACTAATTGCCCAGAAAATGGGATTGCCCGTAAAGATGTTTATAGCTGCAACTAATGTTAATAACATTGTTCCTAACTATTTGGCAACTGGTATTTACGAACCCAAACCATCAAAAGAAACGATTTCTAATGCAATGGATGTAGGGAATCCATCAAATTTTGTTCGTATGCAAATTTTGGCTGGAGAGCAATATACTGAAGTTATCAAACATATTGTTGGCGACTTTAGTGATGATGTTGCAACAAGGGCTACGATGAAAGAAGTTTTTGAACGCACAGGCTATGTAATGTGCCCTCATACAGCAGTAGCTTACAGAGGGTTGAGTTCTTATGTACAACATCAAGGTGAAGAGGTTAGCGGAGTATTGCTATCAACGGCACATTATGCCAAGTTTTTGGATGTAGTAGAAGAAACCTTATCAACCAAAGTAGCAATTCCTGAAAGATTATCAGCATTGTTGTCGAAAGAGAAAGTAGCAATACCAATGAGTACCGTTTTTAGTGATTTTAAGAAGTACTTACTTTCATTATCATAA
- a CDS encoding tetratricopeptide repeat protein translates to MNMKHLKLVSLRILLLVTCLIGVTLKTLAQDAELGLEYVKAGEYEKAKAIFQKLAKNKESAQSIHKAYLQTLVKLKDFSEAEKFLKKQIKWSENNPIYIIDYAQLLTFIEKKDEAQKQFNMAFEKAKIDDALTMQLVSELTNQSQYDLAIQLIEQNRAYFKDKSKFALQVGRLYRLLGKPQEMLEEYLNFGHPIENRELLQAILQDEVKEDKEIEVLEKVLYNYVQKFPDEPYYNEMLIWHLTQKKEFFKAFVQARAMDKRYKREGAQVADLGFVAYQNKDFLNAGKIFEYLVREYPKLQNYPLWRRLLINSKEEVVKNTYPVNRNDIRILINEYTKLLNELGVNQRTLEAMRSKGLLYAFYLNEKDTAVAVLELAIKLSTGDRLFVDKCKLDLGDIYILKSEPWEATLLYSQVEKSQKDSPLGYDAKLRNAKLAYYKGDFDLAKEVLDILKQATTREIANDAMNLSLLIQDNTGLDSNEVAMQDYANIELLLFQHRNDEAIAKMKEMLVIHKGHPLEDEVLYLMASTYLKEGNIDAGIQQLEKIVDKYPSDILGDDALFLLAKTYQEKKNEFSKAMKLYQELLTKYPGSIFGSEARKRFRNLRGDTIN, encoded by the coding sequence ATGAATATGAAGCATCTAAAATTGGTATCGTTAAGAATATTGTTGTTGGTAACCTGTCTGATTGGAGTCACTTTGAAAACTTTAGCTCAAGATGCTGAACTGGGTTTAGAATATGTCAAAGCTGGAGAATATGAAAAGGCAAAAGCTATTTTTCAAAAATTGGCAAAAAATAAAGAATCTGCACAAAGTATCCACAAAGCCTATTTACAAACCTTGGTGAAGCTTAAAGATTTTTCGGAAGCAGAAAAGTTTTTGAAAAAGCAAATCAAATGGTCTGAAAATAATCCAATTTATATCATTGATTATGCTCAGCTATTAACGTTTATTGAGAAGAAAGACGAAGCTCAAAAACAATTTAATATGGCTTTTGAAAAAGCCAAGATAGATGATGCCTTAACGATGCAGTTGGTTAGTGAACTCACAAACCAAAGCCAATACGATTTAGCTATACAATTGATAGAGCAAAATAGAGCATACTTCAAGGATAAGAGCAAGTTTGCCCTCCAAGTAGGGAGGTTGTACCGACTGCTTGGTAAACCTCAAGAAATGCTTGAGGAATACCTAAATTTTGGACATCCTATCGAAAACCGTGAGCTACTTCAGGCTATTTTACAAGATGAAGTCAAAGAAGACAAAGAAATAGAGGTATTGGAAAAGGTTTTGTACAATTATGTACAGAAGTTTCCTGATGAACCTTATTACAATGAAATGCTCATTTGGCACCTTACCCAAAAGAAAGAATTCTTCAAGGCATTTGTACAAGCACGAGCTATGGACAAGCGTTACAAACGTGAAGGAGCTCAGGTGGCCGACCTTGGTTTTGTGGCCTACCAAAATAAAGACTTTTTAAATGCAGGAAAGATATTTGAATACTTAGTAAGAGAATATCCCAAATTACAGAATTATCCACTTTGGCGAAGATTGTTGATAAACTCTAAAGAAGAAGTCGTAAAAAACACATATCCAGTGAATCGAAATGATATTAGAATTCTTATCAACGAATACACCAAATTGTTGAACGAACTAGGCGTTAATCAACGAACCCTTGAAGCTATGAGAAGTAAAGGGCTATTATATGCGTTTTACCTAAACGAAAAAGATACGGCGGTTGCTGTTTTAGAGTTGGCTATAAAGTTATCCACAGGCGATAGGCTCTTTGTGGATAAGTGCAAACTAGACCTAGGAGATATCTATATTTTGAAATCAGAGCCTTGGGAAGCTACCTTATTATATTCACAAGTAGAAAAATCACAGAAAGATAGCCCACTAGGGTATGATGCAAAGCTACGAAATGCAAAATTAGCCTATTATAAAGGTGATTTTGATTTGGCCAAAGAGGTATTAGATATTCTAAAACAGGCTACAACAAGAGAAATAGCCAACGATGCAATGAATCTGAGCTTATTAATACAAGATAATACGGGTTTAGATAGCAATGAAGTAGCTATGCAAGATTATGCCAATATTGAGCTGTTATTATTTCAGCATCGAAATGATGAAGCCATAGCCAAAATGAAAGAAATGTTAGTTATCCACAAAGGACACCCACTCGAAGACGAAGTTTTGTATCTAATGGCAAGCACTTATTTAAAAGAAGGTAATATAGATGCAGGTATTCAACAATTAGAAAAAATTGTGGATAAGTACCCTTCCGACATCCTTGGCGACGATGCTTTATTTCTTCTTGCCAAGACCTACCAAGAAAAAAAGAATGAATTTTCAAAAGCCATGAAACTGTATCAAGAGCTTTTAACCAAATATCCTGGAAGTATATTTGGCTCTGAGGCTAGAAAAAGATTTAGAAATCTTCGTGGCGACACAATAAACTAA
- a CDS encoding AMP-dependent synthetase/ligase, producing MKRNLAITRVFDLLYKCVLPLNKEDVFANKQNGQWRKYGAKEVIDIVNQVSLGLLQLGVKKDDKIAIISNNRPEWNFVELGIQQLGAVSVPMYPTITMEDYQYIFADAGVKFVFVSDQSLLSKAKDATASLAEVEGIYTFDNIKGAKHWSEVTDLAKGQDIAQLQPYMDAVQSDDLLTLIYTSGTTGKPKGVMLTHRNIIANVEGLIEGKHLELEETDRALSFLPLCHIYERTDVYVYMRYGVSTYYAESMETIADNLKEIKPHVFATVPRLLEKVYDKIVAKGYELTGVKKSLFFWALNLGLKYDPMADMGWWYNTQLAIARKLIFSKWQEALGGNIKLVASGSAALQPRLARIFWAAGIPILEGYGLTETSPVISSSIITNFRVGCVGSVLPNVSVKIAEDGEILVKGPSIMKGYYNKPEATQEVIDSEGWFHTGDIGEFVEGQFLKITDRKKEIFKTSGGKYVAPQLLENKLKESILIEQAIVVGEGQKFPSALLVPEFNALKEWCTKHEIEYSSNEQIIKNPKVLEKFDADVKHLMNNVAKYEQVKKVVLIPKLFSIEGGELTPTLKLKRKVIHSKYSQQIESMYL from the coding sequence ATGAAACGTAATCTTGCCATCACTAGAGTTTTCGATTTGCTATACAAATGTGTTTTACCACTAAATAAAGAAGATGTTTTTGCTAATAAGCAAAATGGCCAGTGGAGAAAATATGGAGCAAAAGAAGTTATCGATATTGTTAATCAGGTAAGCTTGGGCTTGTTGCAATTAGGGGTCAAGAAAGACGATAAAATTGCGATAATTTCCAATAATCGTCCAGAATGGAACTTTGTCGAGTTAGGAATACAACAACTTGGAGCTGTTTCTGTACCAATGTATCCAACCATTACTATGGAGGATTATCAGTATATTTTTGCTGATGCAGGCGTAAAGTTTGTCTTTGTTTCAGACCAATCTTTATTATCAAAAGCCAAAGATGCTACCGCTTCGCTTGCCGAGGTTGAAGGAATTTATACTTTCGATAATATTAAAGGGGCAAAACACTGGTCTGAGGTAACAGATTTGGCCAAAGGGCAAGATATTGCTCAACTACAGCCCTATATGGATGCCGTTCAGTCCGACGATTTATTAACACTTATTTATACTTCTGGTACAACAGGCAAACCTAAAGGGGTTATGCTTACTCACCGCAACATTATAGCCAACGTAGAAGGGCTAATAGAAGGGAAGCACCTTGAACTAGAAGAAACAGACCGAGCCTTGAGCTTTTTACCGCTTTGTCATATTTACGAGCGTACCGATGTATATGTGTATATGCGCTATGGGGTGTCTACTTATTATGCCGAAAGTATGGAAACCATAGCCGATAACCTAAAGGAAATCAAGCCACATGTATTTGCAACTGTTCCTCGTTTACTGGAAAAAGTGTACGATAAAATTGTAGCTAAAGGATATGAACTGACTGGTGTAAAAAAGAGTTTATTCTTTTGGGCTTTGAACCTTGGCCTAAAATATGATCCAATGGCCGATATGGGTTGGTGGTACAATACGCAGTTAGCAATAGCAAGAAAACTTATTTTCAGTAAATGGCAAGAAGCACTCGGTGGCAATATCAAGCTGGTAGCCTCTGGTTCTGCGGCTTTGCAGCCTCGCTTAGCAAGAATCTTTTGGGCGGCAGGTATTCCTATTTTGGAAGGGTATGGCCTCACCGAAACCTCGCCAGTAATATCATCAAGTATCATTACCAATTTTAGAGTAGGTTGTGTTGGTTCTGTTTTGCCAAATGTATCAGTAAAAATTGCTGAAGATGGCGAAATATTAGTAAAAGGACCAAGTATCATGAAAGGTTATTATAATAAGCCTGAAGCTACTCAAGAGGTTATCGATAGCGAAGGCTGGTTTCATACTGGCGATATTGGCGAATTTGTAGAAGGACAGTTCCTGAAAATAACCGATAGAAAAAAAGAGATTTTCAAAACATCAGGAGGTAAGTATGTGGCACCACAATTACTCGAAAACAAACTCAAAGAGTCTATTTTGATAGAACAAGCTATTGTTGTAGGAGAAGGGCAAAAATTCCCATCGGCTCTGCTTGTTCCAGAATTCAATGCTTTGAAAGAATGGTGCACCAAACACGAAATTGAATATTCATCCAATGAGCAAATCATCAAAAACCCTAAAGTGCTAGAGAAATTTGATGCCGATGTCAAACATTTGATGAATAATGTTGCCAAATATGAGCAAGTCAAGAAAGTAGTACTAATTCCAAAACTTTTCTCGATAGAAGGTGGCGAACTTACCCCAACACTCAAACTTAAAAGAAAAGTGATTCATTCAAAATATAGTCAACAAATTGAATCAATGTACTTATAA